A segment of the Micromonospora sediminicola genome:
CCGCCACGGGCTCGGTCACCTCACCCGGGTCTACGGCACCCGCCCGGTCGACGCCGCGTCCCGCGCGGCCTGGCTGTGGCGGTTCCAGCGCGACCTGGTGACCGGCACCCGCCTGGGCATCCCGGCGATCGTGCACGAGGAGTGCCTCACCGGGCTGTCGGCGTGGAAGGCCGCCACCTTCCCCACGCCGCTGGCCTGGGGCGCCGCGTTCGACCCGGACCTCGTCACCGAGATGGCCGCGGCGATCGGGTCCTCGATGCGGGCGCTCGGCATCCACCAGGGACTGGCGCCGGTGCTCGACGTGATCCGGGACCCGCGCTGGGGCCGGGTCGACGAGTGCATCGCCGAGGACCCCTACCTGGTCGGCACCATCGGCACGTCGTACGTGCGCGGCCTCCAGTCACAGGGGGTGCACGCCACGGTGAAGCACTTCGCCGGCTACTCCGCCTCCCGCGCCGGGCGCAACTTCGCCCCGGTGCACGCCGGCCCCCGGGAGCTGGCCGACGTGCTGCTCCCGCCGTTCGAGATGGCGATCCTCGACGGTGGCGTGCGCAGCGTCATGCACTCGTACGCGGAGATCGACGGCGTGCCCGCCGCCGCCGACCCGACGCTGCTGACCGGCGTGCTGCGGGACCGGTGGGGCTTCGACGGCACGGTGGTGGCCGACTACTACGGCGTCGCCTTCCTCCACCTGCTGCACCACGTCGCGGCCGACCACGCGGACGCGGCCGTGCAGGCGCTGAGCGCGGGCCTCGACATCGAGCTACCCACCGGCGACGCCTACCTGACCCTGACCGGGACGGTGCGGGCCGGCACTGTGGACGAGGCGTTGGTCGACCGGGCGGTGCTGCGCGTCCTGCGGCAGAAGCAGGAACTCGGGCTGCTCGACGCCACGTTCGACGACGAGCCACCGGGCGCGGTCGACCTCGACTCGCCCGAGCACCGGTCGATCGCCCGCCGGCTCGCCGAGGAGTCGGTCGTCCTGGTCGCCAACGAGGGCGTGCTCCCGCTGCCGGAGGGCCGGCGGGTGGCGGTGGTCGGCCCGAACGCCGACCGGCAGGGCGCGTTGTTCGGCTGCTACTCGTTCCTCAACCACGTGCTGGCCCTCCACCCGGGGGTGGAGACCGGCTTCGAGGTGCCGACCGTGCTGGAGGCGGTGCGTGCCGAGTTCGGCGCCGACCGGGTCACCTTCGCGGCCGGCTGCGAGGTGGACTCGGCGGACCGGTCCGGGTTCGACGAGGCGGTCGCCGCCGCGTCCGCCGCCGACGTGGCGGTCCTGGTGGTCGGCGACCACGCCAGCCTGTTCGGCCGCGGCACCGTCGGTGAGGGCTGCGACCGCGACGACCTGGAGCTGCCTGGCGTGCAGCGGCAGCTCGTCGAGGCGGTGCTGGACACCGGCACGCCGGTGGTCCTCGTGCTGCTCACCGGCCGGCCGTACGCGCTGGGCTGGGCGCTGTCCCGGTGCGCGGCTGTGGTGCAGGCGTTCTTCCCGGGTGAGGAGGGCGCCGGGGCGATCGCGGGTGTGCTCTCCGGGCGGGTCAACCCGTCCGGCCGGCTGCCGGTCACCCTGCCCGGCTCGGCCGGCGCGCAGCCGTACTCGTACCTGCACCCGGAGCTGGGGGAGGGCATGAACGGCACCAACCTGCCCGCGACGCCGGTGGCGCCGTTCGGCCATGGCCTGTCCTACACCACGTTCGCCCACACCGACCTCACCGTGCCCGCCACCGTACCGACCGGCGGGGCGCTGCGCGTCACGGTGCGGGTGACCAACACCGGAGCGGTCGCCGGCGACGAGGTGGTCCAGCTCTACGGCCGCGACCTGGTGGCGTCGGTGACCCGGCCGGTGGCGCAGTTGCTCGGGTACCGGCGGGTGCGCCTGGAACCGGGCGAGGCGGTCACGGTCGAGCTGACGGTGCCCACCACCCGCCTGGCCTTCTCCGACCGCACGCTGACCCGGGTCGTGGAGCCCGGGGACGTGGAGGTGTGGGTCGGCACCAGCGTGCGGCGGGACGCGTGGGCGTCGACCACGCTGGTCGGTGACACGGTCGCGGTGACCAACGCCGCGCCGCGCTGGACGACCACCGAGGTCGGCTGAGCGCCGCCCGCCGCGGGGCGGGCGGTGGTGTCCCACTCGCGGGGACGCCGCCGCCCGCCCCGCACCCTTGTAGGGGCTTTCACGGCATATCGGGTGTTATGTCGATTTCGGCTCAGTAGGCTCGGGGGTGTTGTCCAGCCCCGTGACCCACGGGTCCCGGCGCCGTCGCGCCCGGTCGGCTGGACCCCGGTCGCCGGCCCCCAACAGGGATGCGTGAGTCACGATGATGGACGCGGACACCATGGTGCTGCCCCGGCTCGGGCCGGCGGAGGTCGGTGTCGAGGACCCGTGGGGCGAGGACCGGCCGCGCCGGGCCCCTGCCCGCGTCGCGCGCCGCCCGGCCCGGTGGCGGGTCGCCGCGTGGCTGCTGCCGGCGCTGCTGACCGGTGGGCTGGGTGCCGTCGGGCTGGACCGGCCGGGCCTGCGGGCCGAGGAGTTGGACACCTGGCGCGCGGCCACGTCCCCGTGGCGCGACCTCCGGTCGGCGCTGGCCGGGGACGAGGTCACGCTCGTGCCGTACCACCTGCTGATCCGGGCCTGGGCGGCGCTGTTCGGCGCCGCTGATCCCACGCTGCGCGTACCGTCGCTGCTGGCCGTGACCGCGGCCGCGGCGCTCGTCGGCGCGCTCGCCGCGCGGATGTTCACCCCCGGCACGGGCGTGCTCGCCGGCCTTCTCTTCGCGGCGCTGCCGACCTCGACCCGGTACGCGCAGGAGGCCCAGCCGTACGCGCTGGCCGTGTGCGCGGCCGTGCTCGCCACCTGGCTGCTGCCGGCGGCCCTGGACCGGCCGGGCGTGCGCCGGCTCGCGCCGTACGCCGGGGCCGTGGTCCTGCTGGGCCTGTGCCAGCCGGCCGCGCTGCTGCTGCTCGCCGGCCACGGCTGGGTGGTGCTCGCCTTCCGCCGGGCGGCCGCCGCCCGCTGGTTGGCCACAGTGGTCCTGGCGGCGGTGCCGGTGGCCGCGCTGCTCTGGGCCGGGGTCCGGGCCGGCGCGCGGTTCGCGCCCGGGGTCCGGGTCGACCCGGCGGCGCTGGTGGCGACACCCCGGGACCTGTTCGGGGTCGCCGCCGTCGGCGCGCTGCTGGCCGGTCTGGCCCTGTTCAGCCTTCCGTTGCGGTACGCCGCCGCGATCTGCACCGCGTGGGCGCTCGTGCCGGCGCTCGGGTTGCTGCTCGTGGCCCGGACCGTGCCGGTCTGGTCGCCGGCCGTTCTGCTGTTCACCCTGCCGGCCTGGGCGGTGCTCGGCGCGGCCGCGCTGTCGCGGATGCGCGCCGGCTGGGCGGTGGCCGGGCTGGCGGCGGTCGCCCTGGTCGGCGTGCCGGCCCAGGCCGCGGCGCGGGCGCCCGACGGCCACGGCCAGGATCCCCGCCGGGTCGCGGCGATCGTCGACGGTCTGGGTCAGCGCGGGGACGGCGTGCTCTACGCCGACCCGACCGCGCGCACGGTGGTGGCGCGCTACGTCCCCGCCGACCGGCGACCGGCCGACGTGCTCGCCGACGCGGGTCCGCTCGCCTGTGCCGGTTGCCCCGACGGTCGCCGCCGGCTGTGGCTGATCCGGTCCGGGACCGCCGTGGCGCCGCCCGGCGACGGCCCGGCGGAGCGGGTGCTGCGGGCCGGGTACCGGCCGGCGCAGGTCTGGCGGCCGACCGGGTTCACGGTGGTGTTGTTCGTGGGTGGACGACCGGCATCTGCCTGATTCCCGCCTTTTGTTGTTGATTGTCGGCTTAGCATCTGTCGGGGTTCCTGGCGAGCCCGATGCAGACCATGGGGGAAACGTGGCCGTCGCCGCCGATACACGCCCGTCCCGGGCCGCGGGACCGGGAACTCCGGGTGACCGCCCGGCACCGGCCGTACCCCCCGGGCGACCGGGTCGGTCGGGGGGTACGGACCGCGGGCAGTTGAACGTGAAGGCCCGCCTGGCGTACGCCCGGTGCGGCGCCACCGCCGGGCCGCTGCGCCCGCCCCGCCGTCCGGACGCTCCGGTCGAACTGCGCCCCGCCGCCTCGGTCGCCGCCCGGTCGGTGCTGACCCTGCTCGTGCTGCTCAACAGCGCCACCGGCCTGCTCTTCGTCGGCTGGCTGCTGTTGCCGCAGCACGTGCCCGGCCCGGGTGTGGTCGGGCTCGGCGGCTGGCAGACGATCGCCGCGCGGCTCGCCTTCTGCGTGGTCGTCGGCGTCGAGCTGATCCGCCTCGCGCAGAACGTGGTGGTGTGGGTGTTCGCCTTCCACGCCAAGGACCCCGTGCCGGTCGACCCCCCGGTGGGCCTGCGGGTCGCGCTGCTCACCACGATCGTGCCCAGCAAGGAGCCGATCGACGTCGCGGAGCGGACCCTGCGCCGGCTCCGCGAGATCGTCTACTGCGGACGCGTCGACGTCTGGATCCTCGACGAGGGCGACGACCCCGAGGTGCGGGCGATGGCGGCGCGGCTGGGCGTCCACCACTTCAGCCGCAAGGGGCGGCCGGAGTACAACCAGCCGCGCGGCGAGTTCCGGGCCCGGACCAAGTCCGGCAACCACAACGCCTGGCGGGCCGAGCACGAGCACCGCTACGACGTGGTGGCCAACGTCGACCCGGACCACGTGCCGCTGCCGAACTTCCTGGAACGCACGCTCGGCTACTTCCGCGACCCGGACGTCGCGTTCGTGGTGACCCCCCAGGTCTACGGCAACATGCACCAGAACTTCGTCGCCCACGGCGCCTCGGTGCAGCAGTACCTCTACAACGGCCTGATCGCCCGGGGCGGCAACGGACTGGACGCGCCGCTGCTCACCGGCACCGGCCACCTCTACCGCCCGGCGGCCTGGCGGACCATCGGCGGTTACCAGGACTCGATCATCGAGGACCACCTCACCAGCATCCGGATCCACGCCGCGGTCAACCCGGCGACCGGACGGCGGTGGAAGGGCGTCTACACCCCGGACGTGGTGGCGCTGGGGGAGGGGCCCACCTCCTGGGCCGACTACTTCAACCAGCAGAAGCGCTGGGCGGCCGGCATCTGCGAGATCCTGTTCCGCCGCGACCTGCGCGCGCCGCGCGAGTTGCCGGCCCGCCGTCGCTGGCAGTACCGCCTGCTCCAGTTCTACTACCCGAGCGTCGCGGTCAGCCTGCTGCTGGGCAACGCCGCCACCGCGCTGTACCTGCTCACCGGCGTCGACGCGGGCCGGCTCGACCCGCAGGTCTGGGCGGCGCTGTGGAGCTCGACGCTCGGCAGCTGGTTCCTGCTCTGGCTCTGGCTGCGCCGCTTCAACATCGCTCCGCACGAGCGGGAGGAGGTGGGCATGGTGGGGATGGCACTCGCCCTGTTCGCCGGGCCGGTCTACGTGGCCGCCGCGGTGGGCGCGCTGCTGCGCCGCCGGCTCGGCTTCGTGGTGACCGCCAAGGGAGCGCTGCGGACGGTGGAGTCGCTGCGCACGTTCCGTCTCCACCTGTGCTGGGCGGCGGTCGCCGCCGGACTGCTCGGGGCCAGCTTCGCGCTGGACCACGACTACCCCCTGCTGCGGGTGTGGCCGGTGCTGACGCTGCTCACCGGGCTCGCGCCGCCGGCGATCGCCTGGGTGGAGAACGTGCGCGCCCGCCGCGACGAGCCCGATCCCGTACCGCGACCGGCCGGTGCGCCGGAACGGCCCGTCCCGGCGACGGTCGGCGGTGGTGCGTCGTGCTGAGGCTGACCCTGCCCAGGGTGGGCCTGGCGCTGGCCGGCGCGCTGCTGCTGGCGTACGCCTTCGTGGTGGCGCCCGGCGCGTGGCGCGACCCCGGCCCGGACGTCCCGGCGCAACCGCGCGCGCTGGCCACGCCGGAGGCGGTGGCGACCGCCGACGCCCCGGCGGTGGCCGGGCCCAGCCCGGTCGCCGGCACGTTCCCCCCGGCCGGCCGCGCGTTCTTCGGGGTGATG
Coding sequences within it:
- a CDS encoding beta-xylosidase/alpha-l-arabinosidase, with the translated sequence MTEVHTVVVGPAPAQAGPDHDRSDGHAGEARVRELLARMTIEEKIAQLVGFWEKEDGEAVAPLQGEFADAARLEDFSRHGLGHLTRVYGTRPVDAASRAAWLWRFQRDLVTGTRLGIPAIVHEECLTGLSAWKAATFPTPLAWGAAFDPDLVTEMAAAIGSSMRALGIHQGLAPVLDVIRDPRWGRVDECIAEDPYLVGTIGTSYVRGLQSQGVHATVKHFAGYSASRAGRNFAPVHAGPRELADVLLPPFEMAILDGGVRSVMHSYAEIDGVPAAADPTLLTGVLRDRWGFDGTVVADYYGVAFLHLLHHVAADHADAAVQALSAGLDIELPTGDAYLTLTGTVRAGTVDEALVDRAVLRVLRQKQELGLLDATFDDEPPGAVDLDSPEHRSIARRLAEESVVLVANEGVLPLPEGRRVAVVGPNADRQGALFGCYSFLNHVLALHPGVETGFEVPTVLEAVRAEFGADRVTFAAGCEVDSADRSGFDEAVAAASAADVAVLVVGDHASLFGRGTVGEGCDRDDLELPGVQRQLVEAVLDTGTPVVLVLLTGRPYALGWALSRCAAVVQAFFPGEEGAGAIAGVLSGRVNPSGRLPVTLPGSAGAQPYSYLHPELGEGMNGTNLPATPVAPFGHGLSYTTFAHTDLTVPATVPTGGALRVTVRVTNTGAVAGDEVVQLYGRDLVASVTRPVAQLLGYRRVRLEPGEAVTVELTVPTTRLAFSDRTLTRVVEPGDVEVWVGTSVRRDAWASTTLVGDTVAVTNAAPRWTTTEVG
- a CDS encoding glycosyltransferase family 39 protein, with protein sequence MMDADTMVLPRLGPAEVGVEDPWGEDRPRRAPARVARRPARWRVAAWLLPALLTGGLGAVGLDRPGLRAEELDTWRAATSPWRDLRSALAGDEVTLVPYHLLIRAWAALFGAADPTLRVPSLLAVTAAAALVGALAARMFTPGTGVLAGLLFAALPTSTRYAQEAQPYALAVCAAVLATWLLPAALDRPGVRRLAPYAGAVVLLGLCQPAALLLLAGHGWVVLAFRRAAAARWLATVVLAAVPVAALLWAGVRAGARFAPGVRVDPAALVATPRDLFGVAAVGALLAGLALFSLPLRYAAAICTAWALVPALGLLLVARTVPVWSPAVLLFTLPAWAVLGAAALSRMRAGWAVAGLAAVALVGVPAQAAARAPDGHGQDPRRVAAIVDGLGQRGDGVLYADPTARTVVARYVPADRRPADVLADAGPLACAGCPDGRRRLWLIRSGTAVAPPGDGPAERVLRAGYRPAQVWRPTGFTVVLFVGGRPASA
- a CDS encoding glycosyltransferase family 2 protein: MKARLAYARCGATAGPLRPPRRPDAPVELRPAASVAARSVLTLLVLLNSATGLLFVGWLLLPQHVPGPGVVGLGGWQTIAARLAFCVVVGVELIRLAQNVVVWVFAFHAKDPVPVDPPVGLRVALLTTIVPSKEPIDVAERTLRRLREIVYCGRVDVWILDEGDDPEVRAMAARLGVHHFSRKGRPEYNQPRGEFRARTKSGNHNAWRAEHEHRYDVVANVDPDHVPLPNFLERTLGYFRDPDVAFVVTPQVYGNMHQNFVAHGASVQQYLYNGLIARGGNGLDAPLLTGTGHLYRPAAWRTIGGYQDSIIEDHLTSIRIHAAVNPATGRRWKGVYTPDVVALGEGPTSWADYFNQQKRWAAGICEILFRRDLRAPRELPARRRWQYRLLQFYYPSVAVSLLLGNAATALYLLTGVDAGRLDPQVWAALWSSTLGSWFLLWLWLRRFNIAPHEREEVGMVGMALALFAGPVYVAAAVGALLRRRLGFVVTAKGALRTVESLRTFRLHLCWAAVAAGLLGASFALDHDYPLLRVWPVLTLLTGLAPPAIAWVENVRARRDEPDPVPRPAGAPERPVPATVGGGASC